In one Komagataeibacter sp. FNDCR2 genomic region, the following are encoded:
- the galE gene encoding UDP-glucose 4-epimerase GalE: MRFFVTGGAGYIGSHVVLMLLDAGHDVVVLDNLSTGHRQAVPSEARFVMGDLSNTALVDDILGDGPWDGIMHFAARSLVAESMRAPFMYLRENVAPALTLIELAVRHKVPAFVFSSTAALFSNTDNTIISETSHISPSTPYGESKLMVERALYWADRLYGLRSACLRYFNAAGADPQGRAGEDHQPETHLIPLAIQTVLGKRPSLDLFGNDYPTPDGSCIRDYVHVTDLARAHLAAMGAIGQRSVTYNIGNGKGYSNLEVVQSIERVSGRRLDWRWAPRRAGDPAVLVASSALLQRETGWKSTFDDLDSIVETALAWAEKHPDGYASLPVKNKAVL; encoded by the coding sequence ATGCGGTTTTTTGTTACTGGAGGTGCAGGTTATATAGGCAGTCACGTTGTCCTGATGCTGTTGGATGCCGGGCATGACGTTGTTGTGCTGGATAATCTCAGTACCGGACACCGGCAGGCCGTACCTTCAGAAGCCCGGTTTGTTATGGGAGACCTGTCCAATACCGCATTGGTGGATGACATTCTGGGCGACGGCCCCTGGGACGGGATCATGCATTTTGCGGCGCGTTCCCTGGTCGCGGAAAGCATGCGCGCGCCTTTCATGTATCTGCGCGAGAATGTCGCGCCTGCGCTGACGCTGATCGAACTGGCCGTGCGGCATAAGGTTCCGGCATTTGTTTTCTCTTCCACAGCGGCCCTGTTCAGTAATACCGACAATACCATTATTTCGGAAACTTCACATATTTCGCCATCTACCCCTTATGGCGAAAGCAAACTCATGGTTGAACGGGCCCTGTACTGGGCTGACAGGCTATATGGGCTGCGTAGCGCGTGCCTGCGTTATTTCAACGCGGCAGGGGCGGACCCCCAGGGTCGCGCAGGTGAGGATCATCAGCCGGAAACGCATCTCATTCCTTTGGCGATCCAGACCGTATTGGGAAAACGTCCTTCCCTCGATCTGTTCGGTAACGACTACCCCACGCCCGATGGAAGCTGCATCCGTGATTATGTGCATGTAACCGATCTGGCCCGCGCCCATCTCGCCGCCATGGGGGCGATCGGCCAGCGGAGCGTTACGTATAATATTGGCAATGGTAAAGGGTATTCAAACCTTGAAGTCGTGCAGAGTATCGAACGGGTTTCAGGGCGTCGCCTTGACTGGCGCTGGGCGCCACGCAGGGCAGGGGACCCGGCGGTTCTCGTGGCCAGCTCTGCTTTGCTGCAACGTGAGACGGGCTGGAAAAGCACCTTTGATGATCTGGATTCCATAGTGGAAACAGCCCTAGCATGGGCTGAAAAACATCCCGATGGTTATGCGTCCCTGCCCGTGAAAAATAAAGCGGTGCTATGA
- a CDS encoding polysaccharide biosynthesis/export family protein, whose product MLNKLHALPAAPHGGGLIHKKRIRPSTQGAILAIMILGLGLAGCNTLPNSGPTESEVKHAQKDPKKNSVGYGIVQISPDLITLLNSERPPSFSMLASEAVKSLPNDRVGPGDSLDIAIYEMGVGVFTSGSTTSAPSSTAKPTLISAVPVDGNGDITLPYIGLLHVTGLTSEQIEAEIQSRLKSKSQSPQVMVKIQTDLENSVIVYGAVKRSGRIPLTLHQERLIDAIALAGGSMQQPEDMIVRLERHGSQAETSLRDLEQDPAQNILLQAGDRIQLILEPRSFTAFGAAHQVTETPFTTSTVNLAEALARVGGPSDSQADPNAIFLFRYEDADIAQRLGLPVTTGESRMPIVYQLDMINPASYFLAEHFPMKNKDVLYIANAKTNKVAKTFNLINTLMSPGMSAGRVSH is encoded by the coding sequence ATGCTAAACAAGCTGCATGCTTTGCCTGCTGCTCCGCATGGTGGGGGGCTTATCCATAAAAAACGGATCAGGCCTTCCACACAGGGTGCCATTCTGGCGATAATGATTCTTGGGCTGGGGCTTGCAGGATGCAACACGCTCCCCAATAGCGGCCCCACGGAATCCGAAGTCAAACATGCCCAGAAAGACCCCAAGAAAAACTCGGTCGGGTACGGAATCGTACAGATCAGTCCCGATCTCATAACATTGCTGAATAGTGAAAGACCCCCTTCCTTCTCCATGCTGGCCAGCGAGGCAGTGAAGTCGCTTCCCAACGACCGGGTCGGACCGGGTGATTCGTTGGATATTGCCATTTATGAAATGGGTGTGGGGGTGTTCACCTCCGGCTCCACCACGTCAGCTCCCTCCTCCACGGCCAAGCCGACCCTGATTTCCGCGGTGCCGGTGGATGGGAATGGCGACATCACCTTACCCTATATCGGTCTGCTGCATGTTACTGGCCTGACGAGCGAGCAGATCGAGGCTGAAATCCAGAGTCGCCTCAAGAGTAAATCGCAATCACCCCAGGTTATGGTGAAAATCCAGACGGACCTGGAAAACTCGGTCATTGTTTACGGTGCGGTCAAACGTTCCGGTCGTATCCCGCTGACACTCCATCAGGAACGGCTGATCGACGCCATAGCTCTTGCCGGCGGGAGTATGCAGCAGCCTGAAGACATGATTGTGCGGCTCGAGCGGCATGGCAGTCAGGCTGAAACGTCGCTGCGGGATCTGGAACAGGATCCTGCCCAGAATATCCTGCTTCAGGCGGGAGACCGCATTCAGCTTATTCTTGAACCCCGCAGCTTTACAGCCTTTGGCGCCGCGCATCAGGTTACGGAAACGCCCTTCACTACTTCAACTGTCAATCTGGCCGAAGCCCTGGCGCGTGTTGGCGGGCCGTCGGACAGTCAGGCCGATCCAAATGCCATCTTTCTGTTCCGGTATGAGGATGCCGATATAGCGCAGCGTCTTGGTCTGCCCGTTACGACCGGGGAGTCCAGGATGCCCATCGTGTACCAACTGGATATGATCAACCCGGCCAGCTATTTCCTTGCTGAACATTTTCCGATGAAAAACAAGGATGTACTGTACATTGCCAATGCCAAGACCAATAAGGTCGCCAAGACGTTCAACCTGATCAATACCCTCATGTCGCCGGGAATGTCGGCTGGTCGGGTCAGCCACTGA
- a CDS encoding ABC transporter permease gives MTEVSSRHSETQKLLHGLKVQTRVIGALIMRELHTRFGRDNIGFLWLIVEPALLTIGVSILHFTSGPFIHYGMPTGSFMISGYTCYILFRSIINRASDAIESNRTLLYHRMITIFDVLFSRAVLELASTILAIVVLSIMMQAVDYGFLPQRPLIMLIGLVILFWFSFGLSMIIAAASERSTLVERLVHPATYLSMPISGAFSIQQTMPDPFRWYLSWWPTTEAFELIREGQFQDYTSDYTFPVYVVGWCMILSVIGLIYLRAVRKDVHLG, from the coding sequence ATGACTGAAGTTTCTTCCCGACATTCAGAAACCCAAAAATTACTGCACGGTCTGAAAGTACAGACACGTGTAATCGGCGCCCTTATCATGCGTGAATTACATACGCGGTTTGGTAGGGATAATATTGGTTTCTTGTGGCTTATTGTTGAGCCAGCGTTACTGACTATTGGTGTTTCCATTCTGCATTTCACATCCGGGCCATTTATACACTATGGAATGCCAACGGGGTCATTCATGATCTCGGGTTATACATGCTATATTCTGTTTCGTTCGATCATTAATCGTGCATCCGATGCGATCGAAAGTAACAGAACATTGCTTTACCATCGGATGATTACGATTTTCGATGTTCTGTTTTCACGGGCTGTTCTGGAACTGGCCTCGACCATTCTGGCGATTGTGGTGTTGTCGATTATGATGCAGGCAGTGGATTATGGTTTCCTGCCGCAACGCCCGTTAATTATGTTGATCGGGCTAGTCATACTGTTCTGGTTTTCCTTCGGCCTTTCCATGATTATTGCCGCGGCGAGTGAAAGATCCACCCTGGTTGAACGTCTGGTTCATCCCGCGACTTATCTGAGCATGCCGATTTCAGGCGCTTTTAGCATCCAGCAGACCATGCCTGATCCTTTTCGCTGGTACTTGTCATGGTGGCCCACGACGGAAGCGTTCGAGCTTATTCGGGAGGGGCAGTTTCAGGATTACACCAGTGATTATACATTTCCGGTCTATGTTGTAGGTTGGTGCATGATCCTGAGTGTAATTGGACTGATATACCTGCGGGCAGTCAGGAAAGATGTTCATCTTGGATAA